From the genome of Colletotrichum higginsianum IMI 349063 chromosome 4, whole genome shotgun sequence, one region includes:
- a CDS encoding aldehyde dehydrogenase, which produces MANPTFCIWNLFPLLTPEPLKLQNAWFTMGKFANPAAKLSFEHEFVQIIDGKPSATERTRHGVNPANLEQKPEVPVASSNDVDRAVAAAQVAFKSWSKVPYSERRKAILAYADAIDELRSQFRDLLISEQGKPIPQADVETDCAISWIRGMADIQLPEDVVEDNETRTIITRYTPLGVVGAIIPWNFPLLLATGKIAPALLTGNVIIVKPSPFTPYCGLKLVELAQQFFPPGVVQSLSGDDDLGPWLTSHPGIDKISFTGSTTTGKLVMQSASKTLKRVTLELGGNDPAIVFPDVDVDKVAEKVAFFAFLNSGQICLNLKRIYVHEAIFDQFKESLVKHVKGYNLGDGSQQGVTHGPLQNSMQYERVKTFFSDIKSQGWKVAVGGDINTSQGYFITPTIIDRPPEKSRIVVEEPFGPIVPLLSWKDEDEVIDRANDTAMGLGASVWTNDLEKAARIAKQIQAGNVWINTHFDLSPLAPFAGHKESGIGVEWGANGLKGFCNVQTLFLNKHIVS; this is translated from the exons ATGGCAAATCCTACATTCTGCATTTGGAACCTGTTTCCACTCCTTACTCCCGAACCCCTCAAACTACAGAACGCGTGGTTCACCATGGGGAAATTTGCAAACCCAGCCGCCAAGCTCTCCTTCGAACACGAGTTCGTTCAAATCATTGACGGCAAACCAAGTGCTACTGAGCGAACTCGTCATGGCGTCAACCCTGCAAACCTCGAGCAGAAGCCGGAAGTTCCAGTAGCTTCAAGCAATGATGTGGACcgggccgtcgccgctgcccAAGTCGCGTTCAAGAGCTGGTCGAAGGTACCTTACAGCGAAAGACGGAAAGCTATATTGGCATATGCAGACGCCATTGACGAACTGAGGAGCCAATTCCGGGACCTTCTCATATCGGAACAAGGCAAGCCA ATTCCCCAGGCAGACGTGGAGACCGATTGTGCAATCAGCTGGATCAGAGGCATGGCCGATATTCAGCTGCCTGAAGATGTGGTTGAAGACAACGAGACTCGTACCATCATCACGAGATACACCCCACTCGGTGTTGTTGGCGCCATCATCCCTTGGAACTTCCCACTTCTACTGGCCACCGGGAAGATTGCGCCAGCCCTACTCACAGGGAACGTAATCATCGTCAAGCCATC TCCTTTCACACCTTATTGTGGACTCAAGCTCGTGGAGCTGGCCCAGCAGTTCTTCCCGCCGGGCGTGGTCCAGTCCTTGAgcggcgatgacgacctTGGCCCATGGCTCACTAGCCACCCGGGAATTGATAAGATCAGTTTCACCGGCTCCACGACGACTGGAAAGCTAGTCATGCAGAGTGCGAGCAAGACTCTGAAACGAGTGACCCTTGAGCT CGGCGGAAATGACCCGGCGATTGTCTTTCctgatgtcgatgtcgacaaGGTTGCCGAAAAG GTGGCTTTCTTCGCCTTTTTGAATTCCGGCCAG ATCTGTCTGAACCTGAAGCGAATCTACGTCCACGAAGCAATCTTTGACCAGTTCAAAGAGTCGTTGGTCAAGCACGTCAAAGGCTATAACCTCGGAGATGGCTCCCAACAGGGTGTCACGCACGGCCCGCTCCAGAACTCCATGCAGTACGAAAGAGTCAAGACTTTCTTCAGCGATATCAAATCTCAAGGCTGGAAAGTAGCGGTCGGGGGAGATATCAACACGTCTCAGGGGTATTTCATCACCCCGACAATCATCGACCGCCCTCCCGAGAAGTCCCGTATTGTGGTTGAGGAACCCTTCG GACCCATCgttcctctcctctcttggaaagatgaggatgaggtTATCGACCGTGCAAACGACACTGCCATGGGATTGGGTGCGTCGGTCTGGACGAACGACCTAGAGAAGGCGGCTCGAATCGCCAAACAGATACAGGCTGGCAATGTGTGGATCAACACCCATTTTGATCTATCTCCCTTGGCGCCTTTTGCTGGTCACAAAGAGAGTGGAATTGGGGTAGAATGGGGTGCGAATGGCCTGAAGGGATTTTGCAACGTGCAAACTTTGTTCTTGAACAAGCATATCGTGAGCTGA
- a CDS encoding Short-chain dehydrogenase, translated as MASYLVTGASRGLGFEFLRQLSENPANTVIGLVRDLQSTKEKVSKELKRDNIHILQADLNNYEAIKNAVADVSKITGGSLDCLVANAAFISTWSSYDGIGVLGSDPKRLDEDLLGSFKTNVVGNVHLFNLFMPLVQQGTLKKIVTVSSGMSDLDFISKSGIEVAAPYSISKAAMNTAVAKFSAQYAQDGILFFSISPGVIDTGLYDNATDEEKQRGMAILVKMAKYAPHFTGPSTAESSVKSMLSVIEKASVEGGYGGSFISHHGNKEWL; from the exons ATGGCTTCGTACCTTGTCACCGGAGCATCGCGAGGACTTGGT TTCGAGTTCCTTCGTCAACTATCCGAGAACCCAGCGAACACAGTAATTGGGCTTGTTCGTGACCTGCAGAGCACTAAGGAAAAGGTGTCCAAGGAGCTGAAGCGGGACAACATCCACATCTTGCAAGCAGATCTCAACAACTACGAAGCAATCAAG AATGCCGTTGCGGATGTCTCAAAGATAACCGGCGGTAGTCTCGATTGTCTCGTCGCGAATGCGGCGTTTATATCCACGTGGTCGTCATATGACGGCATTGGTGTCTT AGGCAGCGACCCCAAGCGACTGGACGAAGACCTTCTTGGTTCATTCAAGACAAACGTCGTCGGCAACGTGCATCTATTCAACCTGTTCATGCCACTGGTTCAGCAGGGAACTCTAAAGAAGATCGTCACGGTTTCTTCAGGAATGTCTGATCTGGACTTCATTTCAAAGTCCGGCATCGAGGTCGCGGCGCCTTATTCCATAAGCAAGGCTGCGATGAACACAGCGGTAGCCAAATTCAGCGCTCAGTATGCTCAAGATGGAATTCTTTTCTTTAGCATCTCTCCCGGTGTGATAGACACCGGGCTTTACGACAACG CTACGGATGAGGAAAAGCAGCGAGGAATGGCAATTCTCGTCAAAATGGCAAAGTATGCGCCGCACTTCACCGGTCCATCAACCGCAGAGTCATCTGTCAAGAGTATGCTTTCAGTGATTGAGAAGGCGAGTGTCGAGGGGGGATACGGCGGCTCTTTTATTTCGCATCATGGAAACAAGGAGTGGCTTTGA